TGCTTTTAATTGTTCAATACGACGCGCAAAATAAGAACTTTTGCCGGGATTAAGCAAACTTAATTTCTCATATACACGTATTGCCTTGCCGGGATTTCCCTGTTTGGCCCAAACTTCGGCCATGGCTTCGGTCAATACCTCTTTTTCCTCAATGGAATGTTCAGCAATGCGTTGAATGCTCTGGTTGGTAATGTCGTCTATGGAGGTAGATTCAACAGGACCAACCCGTTTCATGCTCCGCAACCAGTCGGTAAAGCTTTTCAGCTGTTTACCCAGCTTGTCCTTCAGTTCTTCCTGTAACAGCTTTATACCCTGGGACGCAAAATAGTCGATGGTGTGGTACGATTCAAAGACCGGTTCACCCAAATCAACTGCCATTCTCCCTTCCTGTGTGGCGGCGGTAAAGCCGGCCGGCTGCTCGGATGCTGCCACAGGCTGAACAGGGGCTTCTGCAGCAACTGCTACAGGTTCTGCTGCAGGAATTATTTCATTAAGCTCTTCAACTGCTTGTTCTTCAATAGCTATTTCGGCCGGGGCCTGGGTAGTTTCCACAACCGCCGGCGGGGCAATGGTGGCCAGTTCCTCGGGTGCTATTTCTATCGCGGGCACAATGTCATCTGCTACGGCGGTAACTTCCATCTCTACTTTTGTAACATCAACGGCCGGTACAATATCATCTTCCTGGGGCATGGTTTCCAGTTCAGCGACGGTTACTTCTACTGCTGGTACAATGTCATCGGCTTCTTTATCAATTTCCTCCGAAATAATAGGAGTGGGTGGAATCAATGCTTCTTCTGTAATGCTAACTGCATTGGTGGCAATTTCTGCAGGCGGATTTTCTTCAGCCAGCTGACTGGTTTCGGCAATGGCTACTGCCGAGGCTGTTTCTGCTTCGGGTGGGGTGGTGGCGTCCTTTTCAACCAGGGAGCCATCTTCATTCACCTGCAGGCTTATTTCCTGTTCCTGTTCTTCTGTAACTGGTTCTTCAGTGGCAGCAACTGCCGGTTGCTCTGCAACAGGTTCTATAGCTGGTGGTTCTGCAGGCGTTTCGGCCAATGCAGCTGGTACAACAGGTTCCTCCGCGGGTAATTCCGGTTCAACCGCTGATGGTGGGTTACTAAATGCAGGGCCTGTTTTAGGCATCTGTACCACAATTCTAAACCCTGGTTGCTGGGCAGTTTCTTCGGCTTTTACCGGAATAATGGGCGCATCTTCCTTCTGGTCGAGTTGCCAGCGTAACCATAATGCATTATGAAAATAAAGAGAAGCCTGTTCTCCCTGTTCATAATGATTATAGGAGCCAATGTCCTTCAGCTTTTTGGCATACAGGAATTGTCCAACCGCAGCATATGGGTAATCGTCTGTGAACTGTTTCAGTTCCTGTTCAGTCACCTGTTCAAAGGAGTCTTTGTCGAAAAGGTGTTTGACCAGTGTTTGAATGTGATATTGCATGTAACCAGCTTACCAGTTTGAAAAAATTCGGTTGAAAATTTCATCCACCATGTTCTTGATGATGGTTTCATTTAATTGAGCCTCAGCCTGCGTTAGCGACTGAGTAGCGCCATAGTCGAAGTTACGGGAAACATCGGCTTCAAAATTCTTTGTAGGGTCCAGGTTGTTCCTGAAATTGAGATGTACAATAACAGTAAGCCGCTGAATAGAAGCTTGCTGCTGCGTAGTACCACTGCTATTCTGACCTGTTGAAACCCCTGAGGTAGTAACATTATACCCCGTTACCGTACCACTGATGTCGTAATGCGCATCATCGCCCTGTACGCCGGTTAACCGGGTTTGGCTGGTGATCTTCTGACGCAGTTTATCAGTTAACTGCGGGCTCAGTTGCGGATTTACGTACCGCGCCTTGTTTTCAATATAGTTTACCCTGAAGGTTTTTACTTCAGGAGGAATAGAGCCAATGTCTTTGAAGCTGTAGCAGCCTGTTGTCAATAATACAATAGGCAATAGGCAATAAGCAAAAATCAATCGGCAATCGGCAATTGGCAATCGGCAAAAAGAAATTAATGCCGCGAAGCGGGATTGCTTATTGTCAATTGTCAATCGACTATTGGCTTTATCATTCTTTAATATCATACTCTTTCAATTTACGGTAAAGCGTTCTTTCACTGATTCCCAGGTCGAGGGCCGCGTCTTTCCGTTTGCCTTTATGTTTTTTAAGTGCTTTCTCTATCAGTTCTTTTTCCTTGTCCATGATGTTCAGCGATTCATCCACTTCTTCATGATGATGAATATCGTCGTTATCATGATGGATCATTACCGGCTGGGCCGGGCCCTGAACCACAGGCTGCACATAGGCCGCCGGCAACAGCTCTTTTGACTTCAGCTCATTTAATAACGACTGATTTTGCACGCTGGTACCCGGGTTCTGCAGAATATCTACAAACATCTTCTTCAACTCGGTTACATCCTTCTTCATATCGAAAAAGAGCTTGTACAAAATTTCGCGTTCGTTGGCAAATTCATGCCCATTGCTAACCGGGTTGCTGCCCGCATTGGCCAGCACCGGAAGACGATTCATGTCCCGGTTGGGGAGGAACCGTTTTAACTCATTGGCTGAAACCAGTTTATCGGAAGCCAGCACGGAAATTTGTTCTGCAATATTCTTCAATTCACGCACATTACCGGGCCAGGGATAGTTTATTAACACATCTTTGGCCTCATCATCCAGCTGCACCGGCGTGGTTTTATAGCGCTCTGCAAAATCAACACTGAACCGTCTGAACAGGAGCGGAATGTCCTCGGGCCTGTCGCGCAACGATGGCACCCTGATGGGTACCGTGCTTAACCGGTAATACAGATCTTCCCTGAACTTACCATTTTGCGTGAAGGTGAGCAAATCTTTATTGGAGGCGGCAATAACCCGCACATCGGTTTTCTGCACTTTGGAAGAACCTACCCGGATGAATTCGCCTGTTTCCAAAACCCGCAGCAGGCGGGCCTGCGTACCTAATGGCATTTCCCCGATTTCGTCCAGGAAAATGGTACCACCGTTCACTGTTTCAAAATAACCTTTGCGGGCATCAACTGCGCCGGTGAAGGAACCTTTTTCGTGGCCAAACAATTCCGAATCGATGGTGCCTTCGGGAATGGCGCCACAGTTTACTGCAATGAACGGGTTGTGTTTGCGGGCTGATAAGGCATGAATGATCACTGAAAAATTTTCTTTACCTACACCGCTTTCCCCGGCTATCAGCACGGTCAGGTCGGTATTGCTTACCTGTGCAGCTACCTGCAGGGCAAAGTTCAATGCCGGCGAGTTGCCGATAATGCCAAACCTGTTTTTGATACTTTGAATATCCACTTTCTACTAATTTATTTCAGATACCCTCAGCGGTTATCAGTGATAATTATGCATGAAGGCGATCCGGATTATTTTAATCAGGGCCAGGCCCTGTAAGTATTTTGTTTTTATAAACGCCCTTGTGTAGTATAGGGCTTGCCTGGCACTTTTGCCAGGCTGATAGTTTCAATTCGTTACAATCAGGCGATGGTTGAAACTAATACCTTTCAACTGGTATGAAAGATGCTGCGCTCCTGTAAAAAGCGGCACGCTAATATTTTTTTAATCTTTCTTTTCTTTCCGTTCCTGTTCTCCTTTTTTCTTTTGGTGAATGCCTGTCTGTTAATAGGTCCTGTCTTTAGGGTTCAATTTTTCCAATCAATGTAGCAACGGTACAGTCAGTTACTTTAACCATTACGTATTGGCCTTTGTTCAGTTGGTATTGTTCTTTGGGGAACACTATTACTTTGTTCTGGCTGCTACGTCCCATCCAGTCCTGGTCGCTGCGTTTACTGTTTCCTTCAATGAGCACTTTAAACGTTTTGCCCAGGTCTCTCAGGTTACTTTCGTGACTCATTGCATTTTGTAGTTTTACTACTTCATCTAACCGCCGTTTCTTTACGTCTTCAGGCACATCGTCCTTGTAGCGGCGGGCTGCCAGGGTTCCCGGGCGCTCGCTGTAAAAGAACATATAGCTCATATCGTACTTACTATGCCGCATAATGCTCAGCGTATCCTGGTGGTCTTCTTCTGTTTCAGTACAAAAGCCGGTAATAATATCGGAGCTGATGCCACAGTCGGGCATTATTTCCATAATACGATCAACCTTGGCCATATACCATTCGCGGGTATAAGTACGGTTCATCAATTGCAGTACACGGGTTGAACCGCTTTGTACCGGCAGGTGGATGTATTTACAGATGTTCTCGTACTTCGCCATGGTGAACAGAACATCGTCGGTAATAT
The Niastella koreensis GR20-10 genome window above contains:
- the lptE gene encoding LPS assembly lipoprotein LptE, with the translated sequence MILKNDKANSRLTIDNKQSRFAALISFCRLPIADCRLIFAYCLLPIVLLTTGCYSFKDIGSIPPEVKTFRVNYIENKARYVNPQLSPQLTDKLRQKITSQTRLTGVQGDDAHYDISGTVTGYNVTTSGVSTGQNSSGTTQQQASIQRLTVIVHLNFRNNLDPTKNFEADVSRNFDYGATQSLTQAEAQLNETIIKNMVDEIFNRIFSNW
- a CDS encoding sigma-54 interaction domain-containing protein — its product is MDIQSIKNRFGIIGNSPALNFALQVAAQVSNTDLTVLIAGESGVGKENFSVIIHALSARKHNPFIAVNCGAIPEGTIDSELFGHEKGSFTGAVDARKGYFETVNGGTIFLDEIGEMPLGTQARLLRVLETGEFIRVGSSKVQKTDVRVIAASNKDLLTFTQNGKFREDLYYRLSTVPIRVPSLRDRPEDIPLLFRRFSVDFAERYKTTPVQLDDEAKDVLINYPWPGNVRELKNIAEQISVLASDKLVSANELKRFLPNRDMNRLPVLANAGSNPVSNGHEFANEREILYKLFFDMKKDVTELKKMFVDILQNPGTSVQNQSLLNELKSKELLPAAYVQPVVQGPAQPVMIHHDNDDIHHHEEVDESLNIMDKEKELIEKALKKHKGKRKDAALDLGISERTLYRKLKEYDIKE